Below is a genomic region from Phacochoerus africanus isolate WHEZ1 chromosome X, ROS_Pafr_v1, whole genome shotgun sequence.
ACCAGACTCGCTTGCACCAGCTCCTTTTGGGGGCCGAGCTGAATGGGGACCTGCGCTTCAGGCTCAAGAATCTTCTTAGGATGTATGCAAATGAGCAGGAGCGTCTCCCCAATTTCCTGGAGTTGATCAGAATGATAAGGGAGGAAGAGGATTGGGATGACACTTTCATTAAACGGAAGCGGGCCAAGAGATCTGAGTCAGTGGTGGAGAGGGCAACTAGTCCAGTGGCATTTCAGGGCTCCCCACCCATAGTGATTGGCAATGCCGACTGCAACGTGATAGAGATAGAGGATACCCCCGATGACGACTCGGATGAGGACGTGATCCTGGTGGAGTCTCAGGACCCCCCACTTTCCTTCTCAGGTTCTCCTCCCCCCAGGCGTAGAGCCAGACCCCTGGATCCAGTGCTAGTCATTGATTCCCCCGACAATTCTCAGGCTCAATCGCCTTCCACCAGCAGGGGGTCTGGGTCTAAGAATGACGGTCCGGGGGATATGCGTAGAACCCGGAAGCGAAAATACACCATCCGCTGTTCCTATTGTGGTGAGGAGGGCCACTCAAAGGAAACCTGTGACAATGAGAGCAACAGGGCCCAGGTGTTTGAGAATCTGATCATCACCCTGCAGGAGCTGACACACACGGAGGAGGAGGGGCCGAGAGAGGCCCCTGCTGAGCCCAGCGacccttctgagccacagtgaggtGCTAGCCCCCAGCTTTAAAAGACCCCTAACCTATATTCAGAATCCAGCAAGGAGaaacatggggggggggtgtgcttcTAACTGCATGAATTAATCCACAAAGCGGTTTTCTTTCTGGGTGGAGGAGAAGAGGTCCTGGATATTAGTGGAGGGAGATGGCCTGACCTCCAGCCTCGCTTCCAGTCCCTGCTGCCTAAGGGTCTACCTTCTGTGTGTCCTCAATGGCTGTATTCTCTTTGTGAAAGTGGTATAATTCATTGTGAAATACTACAAACAACAAAGACAAGTACAAAAAGTACAAATTACCCAAAACCCTCCAGCCCTTATATAACCATGGTCAACCCTTTGGTGAAGGTCCTTCTAGATATTTCCCTACCCCTATGTACCCAGATAGATATATGTACAGATACAAGTGATCAAATATAAGTGTTGTTCTAAAGTCTGTATTTTTTCACCAAATAATATATGTCGTGGGCTTCTTTCTATGTCAATAAATCTATATCAGCATCTATCTTACTGTCTCTGGTATTATtttaggaaggaggaaaaaggaacaagaaaCATATAGTAAAAAGCTATAAAGGGTGGGGTTGTACCTCgcggtggttttttgtttgtttgtttgtttgttttttaatcaacctcattttgcagatgaggaaaggggaagaaagaaatgggcTGAAAAATATTCCCCCAAAGGACAATTATTCCCCCAAATGAAAGAGTCCCCAAATGGAGAGAGCCCCCACCACAACCGACCTGTCTGTCCCTTAGGACACAGCATCAAACTCCAGCACCCACTAGTTGCCACCAATGTAATGCTTTCTTCTCTGATGTATCCAGAAGATTCTGATAGCGGGCGAGTCTGGTGCTGAGGTGACAACCCCAGATGGGGATGGCAGAGGCAGCTCTCCCTCCGGGTCACAAGTGGGAAACTCTCCCGCCGGCGGACAggtccccctccccatcccccagtcAAGGGAGGAGAAGGCGGAGCCCAGCACCTGAGCCTGAGCCCGGAGGCCCGGAAAGTATAAGTTCGAGGACTCCAAGCCAACCCCACCCAACCCAAGAAGTGGGAAGAGCTGGGAAGAGATGAAAAGCAGAAGAGTTGCCAGGACGCGTGAAGGTACAAGGGGATCGGAAGGCCAGGAAAGCCTCCACACCATCTTAGCGGAGTGGAGGGCATTCCTGGCCCCCGCGGGTCGGGGGGAACCTTCCCAGGAACTTGCCCTGGCCCCTCTCTAGATTTCTTCCTGGAAAGTGCTAAGAGAGGATACATCTGACCTCAgacccccgggggggggggcggtccctAAATTCCTTGTCGGTGCATAATTCCCTGTCTCTGTGAGCGGCGACGGGGCTAGGGGCGCTGGGGGATATTGCATCCAGGCAGGGGGTGCAGTGAAAGGAATGAGCAGACCTGAGGACCCGAAGGGCCAATTGGGCAGGAAAACAGTGCTCCACAGAGCTGGGTGGGCAGCGCATGCAGCAGCGGGAGAGGCCGCGTCAGGGGCTAAGCCTAGGGTAACCAGGGACACTCGCATGGAGACTGACGGGGACAGGAAGCCCGGTAGGACTCGCCGATTCCCCGGGTTTCCGCCAGAACTCTGGGCAAAGGCACAGGTTGAGGGCCCCAGGGAGAGACGATGGGGTTCTAACTACGTTAGCAATTGATAACAACTCCGTCGGGGACAAAGGGTTGCAGGCTGAAGGGGAGGGTCGGCGAGAAGCCAGCGCAGCCTTCCCTGGGCTGCCACGCCCGGGAAACCTGCCTTGAAAGTGTTTCTCTTTCCAGAAGCAGCCCCTCCAGCACCTCGCTGGCTTCTCGATCCTGTTCCACTCACCACCCGATAATAATCTGATCTTACAACTCTCTCCCCCCATCCCGCCCCCAGCCACACTCTCTCTAGGTGGCGGGGTTGAAGACCCAGCCTCCCCGATGGGGCCAtcacccctccctcacccccagcacCCCAGGTTTGCCTTCAGCCTCAGCCTCTTTAATCCTCCCAGCCAGATGGAGACCAGGAAGGCCTCTCTGCCTGGGATCCTTCAGCCGAGACCTGGCTAGGAGTTCAGACTCCAGAGGGCCCCTCCTTGTATCCGTCCGTGGCACCTCTGGGCCCTGGTAGGCACCTGCATTTCTCCAGAACCAAAAGGGGCCCCTCACTCACCTCCAGGCAAGAGGCAGCTCCGCTCAGGCCCTGAACGCTACAGGGGCCCCCACCGCATCCCAGCTCCCATTGATTTTAAGCCTTAGTTTCTACCTCCCTCATGTCGTCCAGATGAGAATTCATTCCACTTTCTGCTCAGCTTTTCTCAAGTTTCCTCTACAAGCCCTTGTTGAATATTTGCCCAAAGACACAGTTAATACCGCCACAATGTCTTTCTGGCACCAGGtagaagagaaagcagaaacaataaataaattctgtCCGTGTCACTACCCTCCTTTTCCACTGGAGTTAGCTTGGGGGTTCAGTACAGACCATGGTTTTGAAAATTTGTCCTGTGATGCAtccatcctctttttcttccctcctcccccctccgtTTTGTCGTATGAGTTTGAGGTtgtctaaatttttatttcaccaaACTGATATAACCcgacctttctttttttgtttcacttGGTGTGACACTGGCTTTTTCCTTTACTCAAGAACTACGTATTTCCCCTAGTTAGAAGACCTGGAACCAAAACCTGGGCATTTGGATCAGACTAATGGGTTTAGCCTAAAACAAGGCTTCATTTCAAACTGTaagcttcttttcttcctttctgccttcgTTCTCATTGGTCGCTCAGAGATGAAAATCACTCTTTTGTCAGAAGAAACTGGCCTCCGAGTGCCCTTGGGCATTATGGCTCCCTCCTTCCTGGCATTCTTTTTCCCTTGGTTTCCATGACGCCCTTCTCTCAAGGTTCCCCTCCTCCCTGACCTTCTTGGTCCCCATTTCTCAATCTCCCCTGCTGAATCGTCTTCCTTTTCGTGATCCTTCCATAATAGCAATCAAAGTCATTATAGCCGTGATTTATTAAGAgcttattctgt
It encodes:
- the ZCCHC12 gene encoding zinc finger CCHC domain-containing protein 12; this encodes MASIIARVGSSRRQNAPLPPWAHSMLRSLERSLGPLMANMAERNMKLFSGRVVPAQGEETFENWLIQVNGILPDWNMSEEEKLKRLLKTLRGPAREVMRLLQAANPNLSVADFLHAMKLVFGESESSVTAHGRFFNTLQAQGEKASLYVIRLEVQLQNAIQAGIIAQKDANQTRLHQLLLGAELNGDLRFRLKNLLRMYANEQERLPNFLELIRMIREEEDWDDTFIKRKRAKRSESVVERATSPVAFQGSPPIVIGNADCNVIEIEDTPDDDSDEDVILVESQDPPLSFSGSPPPRRRARPLDPVLVIDSPDNSQAQSPSTSRGSGSKNDGPGDMRRTRKRKYTIRCSYCGEEGHSKETCDNESNRAQVFENLIITLQELTHTEEEGPREAPAEPSDPSEPQ